Proteins from a single region of Rana temporaria chromosome 5, aRanTem1.1, whole genome shotgun sequence:
- the LOC120941349 gene encoding flagellar radial spoke protein 2-like encodes MERLHGLLPEFPGASTVVRGLIELLSFLRDRAASEKEKDERIRGLEEKVGSMETEILPQKGENQIAAQELQQATMKIEEPQRDRHEDNERIKADGGSSAKTNQDLAKANAEPQEGSAAMAMVITEPQEESAAMSIVITEPQEESAEMAMVITKPQEESAEMAMVITEPQEESAEMAMVIAEPQEESAEMAMVNAEPQEESAEMAMAITEPQEESAAMAMVIAKPQEESAAMAMVIAEPQEESAAMAMVITEPQEESAAMAMVNAEPQEESAEMAMAITEPQEESAAMAMVIAKPQEESAAMAMVIAEPQEESAAMAMVITEPQEESAAMAMVIAEPQEESAEMAMVIAEPQEESAAMAMVIAEPQEESAEMAMVIAEPQEESAEMAMVITEPQEESAAMAMVITEPQNESAEMAMAITEPQEESAEMAMVIAEPQEESAEMAMVIAEPQEESAEMAMVITEPQEESAAMAMVIAEPQEESAEMAMVIAEPQDESAAMAMVIAEPQDESADMAMVITEPQEESAEMAMVIAEPQEESAEMAMVIAEPQEESAEMAMVIAEPQEKSAEMAMVIAEPQEKSAEMAMVIAKPQEESAEMAMVIADPQEKSAEMVIAKPQEKSAEMAMVITEPQEESAAIAMVIAEPQEESAAIAMVIVEPQEESAEMAMVIAESQEKSAEMAMVITEPQEESAAIAMVIVEPQEESAAMAMVIAEPQEKSAEMAMVITEPQEGSAEMAMVIAEPQEKSAAMAKVIAEHQEESAEMAMVIAEPQEKSAEMAMVIGEHQEESAEMAMVITEPQEESAEMAMVTAEPQEKSAEMAMVIAEPQEKSAEMAMVITEPQEESAEMAMVITEPQEVSAEMAMVIAEPQEKSAEMAMVIAEPQEESAEMAIE; translated from the exons ATGGAGAGATTGCACGGACTCCTCCCAGAATTCCCAGGCGCTTCTACTGTAGTGAGGGGGCTGATTGAATTACTGAGCTTCCTGCGAGATCGCGCCGCGTCAGAGAAGGAGAAAGATGAACGGATCAGGGGATTGGAGGAGAAGGTGGGATCCATGGAAACGGAGATCCTACCCCAGAAAGGGGAAAATCAGATCGCAGCACAAGAGCTGCAACAG gCAACAATGAAGATTGAGGAGCCACAGAGGGATCGGCACGAGGACAACGAACGAATCAAGGCAGACGGAGGATCATCAG CTAAGACAAACCAAGACTTGGCCAAGGCAAATGCCGAACCTCAAGAAGGATCTGCAGCGATGGCCATGGTAATCACCGAACCTCAAGAAGAGTCTGCAGCGATGTCCATAGTAATCACCGAACCTCAAGAAGAGTCTGCAGAGATGGCCATGGTAATCACCAAACCTCAAGAAGAGTCTGCAGAGATGGCCATGGTAATCACCGAACCTCAAGAAGAGTCTGCAGAGATGGCCATGGTAATCGCCGAACCTCAAGAAGAGTCTGCAGAGATGGCCATGGTAAATGCCGAACCTCAAGAAGAGTCTGCAGAGATGGCCATGGCAATCACCGAACCTCAAGAAGAGTCTGCAGCGATGGCCATGGTAATCGCCAAACCTCAAGAAGAGTCTGCAGCGATGGCCATGGTAATTGCCGAACCTCAAGAAGAGTCTGCAGCGATGGCCATGGTAATCACCGAACCTCAAGAAGAGTCTGCAGCGATGGCCATGGTAAATGCCGAACCTCAAGAAGAGTCTGCAGAGATGGCCATGGCAATCACCGAACCTCAAGAAGAGTCTGCAGCGATGGCCATGGTAATCGCCAAACCTCAAGAAGAGTCTGCAGCGATGGCCATGGTAATTGCCGAACCTCAAGAAGAGTCTGCAGCGATGGCCATGGTAATCACCGAACCTCAAGAAGAGTCTGCAGCGATGGCCATGGTAATTGCCGAACCTCAAGAAGAGTCTGCAGAGATGGCCATGGTAATCGCCGAACCTCAAGAAGAGTCTGCAGCGATGGCCATGGTAATTGCCGAACCTCAAGAAGAGTCTGCAGAGATGGCCATGGTAATCGCCGAACCTCAAGAAGAGTCTGCAGAGATGGCCATGGTAATCACCGAACCTCAAGAAGAGTCTGCAGCGATGGCCATGGTAATCACTGAACCTCAAAACGAGTCTGCAGAGATGGCCATGGCAATCACCGAACCTCAAGAAGAGTCTGCAGAGATGGCCATGGTAATCGCCGAACCTCAAGAAGAGTCTGCAGAGATGGCCATGGTAATTGCCGAACCTCAAGAAGAGTCTGCAGAGATGGCCATGGTAATCACCGAACCTCAAGAAGAGTCTGCAGCGATGGCCATGGTAATCGCCGAACCTCAAGAAGAGTCTGCAGAGATGGCCATGGTAATCGCCGAACCTCAAGACGAGTCTGCAGCGATGGCCATGGTAATCGCCGAACCTCAAGACGAGTCTGCAGACATGGCCATGGTAATCACCGAACCTCAAGAAGAGTCTGCAGAGATGGCCATGGTAATTGCCGAACCTCAAGAAGAGTCTGCAGAGATGGCCATGGTAATCGCCGAACCTCAAGAAGAGTCTGCAGAGATGGCCATGGTAATCGCCGAACCTCAAGAAAAGTCTGCAGAGATGGCCATGGTAATCGCCGAACCTCAAGAAAAGTCTGCAGAGATGGCCATGGTAATCGCCAAACCTCAAGAAGAGTCTGCAGAGATGGCCATGGTAATCGCCGATCCTCAAGAAAAGTCTGCAGAGATGGTAATCGCCAAACCTCAAGAAAAATCTGCAGAGATGGCCATGGTAATCACTGAACCTCAAGAAGAGTCTGCAGCAATAGCCATGGTAATCGCCGAACCTCAAGAAGAGTCTGCAGCAATAGCCATGGTAATCGTCGAACCTCAAGAAGAGTCTGCTGAGATGGCCATGGTAATCGCTGAATCTCAAGAAAAGTCTGCAGAGATGGCCATGGTAATCACCGAACCTCAAGAAGAGTCTGCAGCAATAGCCATGGTAATCGTCGAACCTCAAGAAGAGTCTGCAGCGATGGCCATGGTAATCGCCGAACCTCAAGAAAAGTCTGCAGAGATGGCCATGGTAATCACCGAACCTCAAGAAGGGTCTGCAGAGATGGCCATGGTAATCGCCGAACCTCAAGAAAAGTCTGCAGCGATGGCAAAGGTAATCGCCGAACATCAGGAAGAGTCTGCAGAGATGGCCATGGTAATCGCCGAACCTCAAGAAAAGTCTGCAGAGATGGCCATGGTAATCGGCGAACATCAGGAAGAGTCTGCAGAGATGGCCATGGTAATTACCGAACCTCAAGAAGAGTCTGCAGAGATGGCCATGGTAACTGCCGAACCTCAAGAAAAGTCTGCAGAGATGGCCATGGTAATCGCCGAACCTCAAGAAAAGTCTGCAGAGATGGCCATGGTAATCACCGAACCTCAGGAAGAGTCTGCAGAGATGGCCATGGTAATCACCGAACCTCAAGAAGTGTCTGCAGAGATGGCCATGGTAATCGCCGAACCTCAAGAAAAGTCTGCAGAGATGGCCATGGTAATCGCCGAACCTCAAGAAGAGTCTGCAGAGATGGCCATAGAGTAA